CTACGATTAATATTCCCGTTGGTTTAAGTAGGTTTGATCGTCCCAGGCTTAAGAGTGTATCTCCAATATGTGGATCGGCGTATGGCGGATCCATAAATATCAGATTATAGGTTCCACTTAAGCGACTGCGCTGACGACCGGATAAGATAGCTCGCACCGGGCAACAATGAACCTTTGCTCTGTCGGCCAATCTGGTGTGAGTCAAGTTCTCCTGAATGGTTCGACAGGCATTCCGATCGGAATCGACAAAGTCAGCCCACACAGCCCCCCGTGATAGGGCTTCAATACCCAGGGCTCCACTGCCGGCGTAGAGATCCAATATCCGTCCGCCTATTGTACCTACTCTTCCTTCCTCTCCGAGCATCGCTTCAAGCATGGAGAAGATGGCGCCCTTGATTTTATCAGCTGTTGGACGGGTAGCCAACCCCTTGGGGTGCTTCAGGCAATGCCCCTTGGCGATGCCGGCGATTACTCTCATCCCTTAACTGAATTCATTCGTGCCATGCCAGAAGGCCGCAACCTTTTCGGCCAAGGCTGGATATCTACTTAAACGAAGATCTTGCTGGAAAAGATCGGTGGCGGCTGATCTGGCTTGTTCTAATAGGGCTATATCGCTTAAGCGGGCAATCTTCAGGTCTGGCATGCCGCTTTGTTTTGTTCCGAAGAACTCTCCTGGACCCCGCATCTTCAGATCCTCCTCGGCCAATAGAAAGCCATCCTGTGTCTGGGTGATGATGCGGAGGCGTTGTTCGGCCTCAGGGGATATAGATTCGCTCAATAAGAGGCAGTATGATTTCTCTGTTCCGCGCCCGACGCGCCCACGGAACTGGTGGAGCTGGGCTAGGCCGAATCGGTCGGCGCCCTCAATCAGCATAACGGTCGCATTAGGTATATCAATCCCCACCTCTACTACGGCGGTGGAGACAAGGATGTCTAATTCCTGGCGTTGGAACTGACTCATGACGGTCTCTTTATCCTGCGCCTTCATTTTGCCATGCAATAGCCCTAGTCTGAGGTCGGGGAAGACGTGAGTTTTCAGTCGTTCATATTCTGCGGTAGCCGCCTTGGCCTCAATCTTTTCTGACTCCTCAATCAAAGGGCAGATGATAAAGGACTGTCTTCCCTGTCTGACTTGTTCCCGGACGAAGTTGTATGCCCGAAGCCGTTCCTTCTTGGGGAAGAAATAGGTAAGGATTTGTTGTCTACCAGGGGGAAGCTCATCGATAACGGAAATATCCAGATCGCCATAGAGGGTCATGGCCAGGGTGCGGGGAATGGGAGTGGCCGTCATCACCAGCAAATGAGGATTATAGCCCTTCTGGCGCAGGGCCGCCCGTTGCATGACCCCAAAGCGATGTTGTTCATCAACGATGACTAAACCTAAACGTTTGAACTCGACACCTTCCTGGATAAGGGCGTGTGTACCGATGATGATATCTATCTCTCCGTCAGCTATCTGTCTGTACAGACTTTCCTTTTCCGATTTGCGCAAGCTGCCAGTCAGAAGCCGAACCTGCAATTGACCATCTATGAGGGGCCCCTTCTCTTTCACAAGGGAAGGAGCGATGCGGTCAACCAGGGCACTTATGGTTCGATAGTGCTGCTCGGCCAGGATTTCCGTGGGTACCATAAGCA
This DNA window, taken from Chloroflexota bacterium, encodes the following:
- the rsmD gene encoding 16S rRNA (guanine(966)-N(2))-methyltransferase RsmD — encoded protein: MRVIAGIAKGHCLKHPKGLATRPTADKIKGAIFSMLEAMLGEEGRVGTIGGRILDLYAGSGALGIEALSRGAVWADFVDSDRNACRTIQENLTHTRLADRAKVHCCPVRAILSGRQRSRLSGTYNLIFMDPPYADPHIGDTLLSLGRSNLLKPTGILIVGHFRRLELSDSYADLRLIRRRCHGDACLSFYRQMPTSKEEVT